A single window of Toxotes jaculatrix isolate fToxJac2 chromosome 4, fToxJac2.pri, whole genome shotgun sequence DNA harbors:
- the sh3d19 gene encoding SH3 domain-containing protein 19, translating into MTQPPPSYDQVIQEKTQEEHIVKPTAAPRRTPYITTSATQTDPVREEATATVPQCSAAPQSEERKSAGKKPQKPPRPSLPKPVDREPVTETVTPIGGKVGTNTASTNTEDQSVSKSDLKQPSQTDPTPTCIRSVTVHWDIPANPLAVPAASAEITTSSSNSEPSQRPVPLPRTKSRNQAISEEVKVQSLVKLGENCDTVHPDPEEISSNKYLQELLEVFSAGNECEENGVIVNQSDETSQGEDAVGEMNTSHNQRNIRARIQAFESQASAEDGNVAEPVKPAPRPRKATIKPPVAAKPSVALKPQFNHSTDDDNQNASSTNVPQNHTPDPRPQPPKKPVGLSIKEELEFTLHNKGVFLNRSRPSVLTRANSIYEEETSPVPPTPPVKPFKEPLKPNLNINNHNSASMFTENEYVNSLSNHIPVKPQRNVDSNGGSFTRQNITRRPTTIRVPSKMDSFSDSFQDSPPPLPVQKPVGSLNVSVHHKQITAPTLPFQESFQSGPEPSLPPRKPSTTKTLPPRPPPAKTGPGRPPPPSLQATGRSLSASRETSPKPQTQKPHRKGPVLPPRPNPGHRLYNKYTLELPHGIASFDYNGSNTGELSFQKNEVLLLLEEIDHNTFECQVGDTRGRVHKSRMKVITPLDSDVSTPWSAGPSASGGDSYGKRVQAIHDFIPEGPGELGLRAGDVVTMVEKVDSEWYRGTCRGSTGFFPINYVKLLSDSPKPLPKRKPKPPSVTSGPRCVARFDFEGEHSDELSFSEGDVIQLKEYVGQDWARGQIGGSGIGIFPLNFVEIIEDLPPPPSQQQKQTQPSSIPLPGMAASPSANPQVAKPTQASQSKVDWVVALYDYAGKSEDDLSFQQGDRILITQHINDEWSCGRLNGREGMFPTAFVESTTAGQQSSNVSQQDEAAGGGRARALYNFTSDCEEELSLQIGDIITNLESIDEEWFLGDLRGKRALVPKNYVQVLG; encoded by the exons ATGACTCAGCCCCCACCATCCTATGACCAGGTGATTCAAGAAAAGACCCAGGAGGAGCACATTGTCAAGCCAACTGCAGCCCCCCGCAGGACCCCATACATTACTACAAGTGCCACACAGACTGACCCTGTGAGGGAAGAGGCCACCGCCACTGTcccacagtgcagtgcagcaccacagtcagaggagagaaaatctGCTG gtaaaaaaCCGCAAAAACCACCAAGGCCATCACTGCCAAAACCAGTGGACAGAGAACCAGTCACTGAAACTGTTACACCTATTGGTGGGAAGGTGGGAACAAATACAGCATCCACAAACACTGAGGACCAAAGTGTCTCTAAATCTGATTTAAAGCAACCCAGCCAAACAGATCCCACTCCCACATGCATCAGATCTGTTACTGTACACTGGGATATCCCTGCAAATCCTCTCGCTGttcctgctgcttctgctgaaaTTACTACCTCTTCTTCAAACTCAGAACCTAGTCAACGCCCCGTACCACTTCCTCGTACAAAATCCCGAAATCAGGCAATTTCAGAGGAGGTCAAAGTTCAGTCTTTGGTCAAGCTCGGTGAAAACTGTGACACTGTTCACCCTGATCCAGAGGAAATATCCTCAAATAAGTATTTACAGGAATTATTAGAGGTCTTTAGTGCTGGAAACGAGTGTGAGGAGAACGGTGTCATCGTTAACCAATCAGACGAGACCTCCCAAGGTGAAGATGCTGTTGGCGAGATGAACACCAGCCACAATCAACGCAACATTCGGGCCAGGATCCAGGCCTTCGAGAGCCAGGCCAGTGCTGAGGACGGAAATGTGGCTGAACCAGTCAAACCAGCACCTCGACCAAGGAAGGCCACCATCAAACCTCCTGTTGCTGCTAAACCTTCTGTAGCTCTTAAACCTCAGTTTAACCACAGTACGGATGATGACAATCAAAACGCCTCATCCACAAATGTACCCCAAAACCATACACCAGACCCTAGACCTCAGCCCCCTAAAAAACCTGTGGGGCTGTCTATAAAAGAGGAGCTCGAGTTTACTTTACACAACAAGGGGGTCTTCCTAAACAGATCACGTCCTTCTGTATTGACCAGAGCCAACAGCATCTATGAAGAGGAAACCTCACCAGTTCCTCCTACACCTCCAGTGAAGCCTTTCAAGGAGCCTCTTAAACCCAACCTAAACATAAACAACCACAACTCAGCCTCCATGTTCACTGAGAATGAGTATGTGAACAGTCTATCAA ATCACATCCCAGTCAAGCCTCAGCGTAATGTGGACAGCAATGGAGGCTCTTTCACCAGACAAAATATAACAAGGAGACCAACCACCATCAGGGTCCCCAGCAAAATGGATTCAT TCTCAGATAGTTTTCAGGACagtcctccacctctccctgttCAGAAGCCTGTGGGTTCCCTAAATGTCTCAGTCCACCACAAACAAATCACAGCACCCACCCTCCCCTTCCAG GAGTCTTTCCAATCTGGGCCAGAGCCATCACTGCCACCTCG GAAGCCCAGTACAACCAAAACCCTCCCACCTCGCCCACCTCCAGCCAAAACAGGCCCGGGAAGACCTCCCCCACCCAGCCTTCAGGCCACAGGTCGATCCCTTTCAGCATCACGGGAGACTTCACCTAAACCCCAGACACAGAAGCCCCACAGGAAAGGACCTGTCTTACCTCCAAGGCCCAACCCAGGTCACCGTCTCTACAACAAATACACT CTTGAACTTCCCCATGGAATTGCATCCTTTGACTACAATGGGAGCAATACAGGAGAGTTGTCATTTCAG AAAAATGAAGTGCTTCTGCTGCTAGAGGAGATTGACCATAATACATTTGAGTGCCAAGTTGGAGATACCAGAGGCAGAGTCCACAAGTCTCGCATGAAGGTCATAACTCCTCTTGACTCAGACGTGTCCACACCATGG AGTGCTGGACCAAGTGCTTCAGGTGGAGACAGTTATGGGAAAAGGGTGCAGGCCATACATGACTTCATCCCAG AGGGTCCAGGAGAGCTGGGTCTGAGAGCAGGGGACGTTGTGACCATGGTTGAGAAGGTGGACAGTGAGTGGTACAGAGGCACTTGTAGGGGATCTACTGGTTTCTTTCCCATCAATTATGTAAAACTGCTG TCAGATTCACCAAAACCTCTCCCTAAAAGGAAACCGAAGCCACCATCTGTAACCAG TGGTCCGAGATGTGTGGCGAGGTTTGACTTTGAAGGGGAACACAGTGATGAGCTGTCTTTCTCTGAGGGGGATGTGATCCAGCTGAAGGAGTACGTTGGACAGGACTGGGCTCGGGGACAGATCGGGGGCTCTGGAATTGGAATTTTCCCTCTTAACTTTGTAGAGATCATTGAAGATCTGCCTCCACCTCCAAGTCAACAGCAGAAGCAGACACAGCCCAGCAGCATACCACTGCCTG gcATGGCAGCTTCTCCAAGTGCAAACCCTCAGGTTGCCAAACCCACTCAG GCGTCTCAGTCCAAGGTGGACTGGGTGGTGGCTCTGTATGACTATGCTGGGAAGTCAGAGGATGACTTGTCCTTTCAGCAGGGCGACCGCATCCTGATCACCCAGCATATTAACGATGAATGGAGCTGTGGCAGGCTCAACGGCAGAGAAGGCATGTTCCCCACGGCTTTTGTTGAGAGCACCACGG CAGGTCAGCAGTCATCTAATGTTAGCCAGCAGGATGAAGCTGCTGGTGGAGGGAGAGCCAGGGCTCTGTATAACTTCACATCAGACTGTGAGGAGGAGCTCTCTCTGCAG aTTGGGGATATTATAACCAACCTGGAGTCCATTGATGAAGAATGGTTCTTGGGTGATTTGAGGGGGAAACGGGCCCTGGTCCCTAAAAACTATGTGCAAGTACTGGGATAG
- the rps3a gene encoding 40S ribosomal protein S3a: protein MAVGKNKRLTKGGKKGAKKKIVDPFSKKDWYDVKAPAMFNIRNLGKTLVTRTQGTRIASDGLKGRVFEVSLADLQNDEVAFRKFKLITEDVQGKNCLTNFHGMDLTRDKMCSMVKKWQTMIEAHVDVKTTDGYLLRLFCVGFTKKRTNQIRKTSYAQHQQVRQIRKKMMEIMTREVQTNDLKEVVNKLIPDSVGKDIEKACQSIYPLHDVYVRKVKMLKKPKFELGKLMELHGEGGAGTAAKASGDDTGAKVERADGYEPPIQETV from the exons ATGGCAGTCGGCAAGAATAAGAGGCTGACCAAAGGCGGCAAAAAAGGTGCCAAAAAGAAGAT TGTGGACCCTTTCTCTAAGAAGGACTGGTATGATGTCAAGGCACCAGCCATGTTCAACATCCGCAATCTTGGCAAGACCTTGGTCACCAGGACTCAGGGAACCA GAATCGCGTCTGACGGTCTTAAGGGACGTGTGTTCGAGGTGAGCCTCGCTGACCTGCAGAACGACGAGGTGGCCTTCCGTAAGTTCAAGCTCATCACTGAAGATGTTCAGGGCAAGAATTGCCTCACCAACTTCCACGGCATGGACCTGACCCGTGACAAGATGTGCTCCATGGTTAAGAAGTGGCAG ACCATGATTGAAGCCCATGTGGATGTTAAGACCACCGACGGCTACCTTCTGCGTCTGTTCTGCGTGGGTTTCACAAAGAAGCGCACCAACCAGATCAGAAAGACCTCCTACGCCCAGCACCAGCAGGTCCGTCAGATTCGTAAGAAGATGATGGAGATCATGACCCGTGAGGTTCAGACCAACGACTTGAAGGAAGTTGTCAACAAGCT GATCCCTGACAGCGTTGGCAAGGACATTGAGAAGGCCTGTCAGTCCATCTACCCTCTACACGACGTCTATGTCCGCAAGGTCAAGATGCTTAAGAAGCCCAAGTTTGAGT TGGGCAAACTGATGGAGCTCCATGGTGAGGGTGGTGCCGGCACTGCTGCAAAGGCATCCGGTGACGACACTGGAGCCAAGGTGGAGAGGGCTGATGGCTACGAGCCCCCCATCCAGGAGACAGTCTAA